GGTCGTGGAGGACGAGGTCATGGTCGGGGCGAACGCGGGGGTCTTCGAGGGAGTCGTCGTCGGAGCGAGAGCGGTGCTCGCCCCCGGCGTTCAGTTGACTGCCGCGACCCCACTCGTGGATTTGGTGAAGGGGGAGATCTATCGGAGCGTCCCCGGACGGCCCGTGAGTGTTCCCGCGGGAGCGGTTGTCGTGCCCGGGACGCGGCCCGCGCGAGGCGAATACGCCCTTGCCAACGGGATCCAGCTGTACGCCCCGATCATCGTGAAGTACCGTGACGAAAAGACGGATGCGGCGACCGCTCTCGAGGAGGTGCTCCGATGATTGACGCGACCGACCGCAAGATCCTCGGGCTCCTCCAGGAGAACGCACGCGTGCCGGCCGCCGCGATCGCCAGGGAGATCGGCCTCGCACCTTCCGCCGTTCACTACCGCATCCGCAAGCTCGAGGAGTCGGGTGTCATCCAGGGGTACGAGACCAAGATCGATCCGCGCTCGGTGGGACGGGCGCTCGTGGCCTTCGTCCGCGTGCAGACAGGGGAGGGTGCACGGGCTCCGGACCTCACGCAGGCGTTGGCCGCGCTTTCGGAGGTCCAGGAGGTGCACCGCGTCGTCGGGGAGGACTGCTTCTTCGTGAAAGTGCGCGTGCGGGACACGACCGCGCTCGCGGAGCTCCTCGACTCCCGGCTCCAGACGATCACGGGGGTCGCCTCGACCCGCACCACGATCGTGCTCACCTCGGCCAAAGAGACACGCACGTTGCCTCTCGACGAGGTCGCGGGTTAGAGAGAAGGAGTTGGAATCGGAACCGAGACCGCCCCCCCAGACCGGAGGAGAGTGATGTTCCTTCCTCGTTCGAACGATGCCTCGCGCGGCCGGACGCACGCACTTCCCCTCGCCCTGTGCGTCGCCCTCTTCGCCGCCTGCCTCTTTCCCGTTTCCGGAAACTCCCAGGAGGTCGTGGGTCGCACCCCGAACCTCTCGGGCGGATGGATCGGCACCCCGGGGACGCAGGCCTTCCACTTCGACCATCGGTTCTGGTTCGTCGACTCGACCGACGGGAAGGCCGTGGTGAACTCCCCGACCTTCCTCTTCGGCGTCCCGCTCCCCGGACGAACGCTCGTCGCGGG
The window above is part of the Gemmatimonadota bacterium genome. Proteins encoded here:
- a CDS encoding Lrp/AsnC family transcriptional regulator — its product is MIDATDRKILGLLQENARVPAAAIAREIGLAPSAVHYRIRKLEESGVIQGYETKIDPRSVGRALVAFVRVQTGEGARAPDLTQALAALSEVQEVHRVVGEDCFFVKVRVRDTTALAELLDSRLQTITGVASTRTTIVLTSAKETRTLPLDEVAG